Proteins encoded within one genomic window of Zestosphaera sp.:
- a CDS encoding tRNA pseudouridine(54/55) synthase Pus10, with the protein MSRSSIELLDKAVKALMNYPLCDRCLGRLFAKYGLGLSNAERGRALKTLIAMSLHDLLSSGAVDSSTAVRLAENGGSPIAEVVQRYVGAVDRRKCFICGDELDAAIGELVVKGYEALSGREFGSLLVGVARGSPHEVREGEVVSALGIESWESVRREVKREVGKRLQLLTGAEPRFRNPDVTLMIDLGTMEVRATSTQVFLKGRYYKVGRYISQRWWYSKGGGFRYKLSVEGVAERASQILAGSGVLIHAAGREDADARMLGNGRPLVIEVRNPLKRAIAVDLLNSALSDEWVKIVIDSASSPEEMQRLKRSRSPKTYRVVAYVPAGVTEDELRNVEAALSGVEVRQRTPKRILKRKKDVLRRRKVLQTSGKLLSEHLIELVVVCESGLYVKELVSGDDGRTHPSVSSTLLKEATTLFLDVLEYGEGPARQT; encoded by the coding sequence ATGTCCCGCTCGAGCATTGAGTTGTTGGATAAGGCCGTTAAGGCCCTCATGAATTACCCGCTCTGCGACAGGTGTTTAGGCAGGCTCTTCGCCAAGTACGGACTCGGGCTGAGCAATGCTGAGAGGGGCAGGGCCCTCAAGACTTTAATAGCCATGAGCCTCCACGACCTCTTAAGCAGTGGTGCGGTCGACTCAAGCACCGCCGTGAGGCTGGCTGAGAACGGGGGGAGCCCGATAGCGGAGGTTGTTCAACGCTACGTGGGCGCAGTCGATAGGAGGAAGTGCTTCATATGCGGGGACGAGCTTGACGCAGCTATAGGCGAGCTTGTGGTCAAGGGCTACGAGGCCCTCTCAGGCAGGGAATTCGGGTCGCTGCTGGTGGGAGTTGCTAGGGGGTCCCCACACGAGGTGAGGGAGGGGGAAGTAGTCTCCGCACTCGGTATAGAGTCGTGGGAATCCGTCAGGAGGGAGGTCAAGAGGGAGGTCGGTAAGAGGCTCCAACTACTCACGGGGGCTGAACCCAGATTCAGAAATCCCGACGTCACCTTGATGATCGATCTAGGAACTATGGAGGTCAGGGCGACGTCCACTCAGGTCTTCCTCAAGGGAAGATACTATAAGGTAGGCAGATACATATCGCAGAGGTGGTGGTATTCTAAGGGCGGCGGCTTCAGGTATAAGCTGTCCGTGGAAGGGGTTGCTGAGAGAGCGTCCCAGATCCTAGCCGGTAGCGGCGTCCTAATACATGCAGCCGGACGTGAGGACGCTGACGCCCGGATGCTTGGCAACGGAAGGCCCCTAGTGATAGAGGTTCGGAACCCCCTTAAGAGAGCCATTGCCGTTGACCTCCTCAACAGCGCGCTAAGCGATGAGTGGGTTAAGATAGTGATTGATTCCGCATCCTCGCCTGAGGAGATGCAACGGCTGAAGAGGTCTAGGAGTCCTAAAACGTACAGGGTCGTTGCCTACGTCCCGGCAGGCGTTACCGAGGATGAGTTAAGAAACGTTGAAGCAGCGCTCAGCGGGGTTGAGGTCCGCCAACGAACCCCTAAGAGGATACTTAAGAGGAAGAAGGACGTCCTGAGGAGGCGTAAGGTACTTCAAACCTCCGGCAAGCTACTCTCGGAGCATCTGATCGAGTTAGTGGTTGTCTGCGAGAGCGGCCTCTACGTCAAGGAGTTAGTCAGCGGGGACGATGGGAGAACACATCCCTCAGTATCCTCAACCCTCCTTAAGGAAGCCACCACGCTATTTCTTGACGTCCTGGAGTACGGGGAGGGGCCCGCCAGGCAAACGTAG
- the tgtA gene encoding tRNA guanosine(15) transglycosylase TgtA: MSFEIRDKDLAGRIGRLRTRSGVVETPAFFPVVNPVKQRRDVPTSKIMDIGFSQVITNAYIIKQVYGDKAKELTVKGVIEFSGVVMTDSGAYQILRYGRERIRIDPEEIATYQQEIRSDIAVIADIPTRDDVGYEEAKESVEETLRRARTTIERVGGGDVVWVLPIQGGVHLDLVARSAEEARTIDGYSMYAIGSPVTVLEKYGFEKVVDMVATAKAILPLDKPVHLFGGGHPLIIPLMVALGVDSFDSASYILYARDGRYMTEDSTYRLADLEYLPCECEVCSKRTPKDLMELEEGERTRLLSIHNLHVINREIKRVKTAVKEGRLWELIEERARAHPSLREALNTLLKYVDWMERLDPRFKGDAHAIFLYDVTSYRRPELVRHRRLIRETRIEGKKRVVLIPGSPEEKPFRSSRIYARSLTAGLIDEDSYTLAYIPYFNLVPIELDQAFPYSQFEMPSTPEESVIKLMAEEIRETLINRLAGVREVVIVTCSQYAWSRRELFEGLKTLGNVKLVEVC, translated from the coding sequence ATGAGTTTTGAAATCAGAGATAAGGATCTGGCCGGCAGGATAGGTAGGCTGAGGACCAGGTCAGGCGTGGTTGAGACGCCTGCATTCTTCCCCGTAGTTAATCCCGTGAAGCAGAGGAGGGACGTGCCTACAAGCAAGATAATGGACATAGGCTTCAGCCAAGTCATAACGAATGCGTACATAATAAAGCAGGTTTACGGCGATAAAGCCAAGGAACTCACCGTTAAGGGGGTGATAGAGTTCAGCGGGGTTGTAATGACCGACTCAGGTGCCTACCAAATACTGAGGTACGGTAGGGAGAGGATAAGGATAGACCCTGAGGAGATAGCGACATACCAGCAGGAGATACGTTCGGACATAGCGGTGATAGCGGACATACCCACGAGGGATGACGTGGGCTACGAGGAAGCTAAAGAGAGTGTTGAGGAGACCTTAAGGAGGGCTCGAACCACCATAGAGAGGGTGGGGGGTGGTGATGTTGTTTGGGTCCTCCCGATACAGGGTGGAGTGCATTTAGACCTGGTTGCCAGATCGGCTGAGGAGGCTAGGACCATAGACGGTTACAGCATGTACGCGATCGGCTCGCCGGTGACGGTGCTGGAGAAGTACGGCTTTGAGAAGGTCGTGGATATGGTGGCTACGGCCAAGGCGATACTGCCTCTAGACAAGCCGGTCCACCTCTTCGGAGGAGGTCACCCCCTCATAATACCGCTCATGGTAGCTTTAGGTGTGGACAGCTTTGACTCAGCCTCATACATCCTCTACGCCAGAGACGGGAGGTACATGACGGAGGACAGCACTTACAGACTCGCGGACCTTGAGTACCTGCCGTGCGAGTGCGAGGTCTGTAGCAAGCGCACACCCAAGGACCTAATGGAACTGGAGGAGGGCGAGAGGACTAGATTGCTCTCCATACACAACCTACACGTGATAAACAGGGAGATTAAGCGGGTTAAGACCGCAGTTAAGGAGGGCAGACTATGGGAGCTGATTGAGGAACGGGCCAGGGCCCACCCATCCCTCAGGGAGGCCCTCAACACGTTGCTGAAGTATGTGGACTGGATGGAGAGGCTGGACCCCAGGTTTAAAGGGGATGCGCACGCTATATTCCTCTACGACGTAACCTCATACCGCAGGCCGGAGTTAGTGCGTCATAGAAGGCTTATCAGGGAGACACGCATCGAGGGCAAGAAGAGGGTGGTCTTGATCCCAGGAAGCCCTGAGGAGAAGCCTTTCAGAAGCTCTAGGATATACGCGAGATCGCTCACCGCGGGACTCATTGATGAGGACTCCTACACGCTGGCGTACATACCCTACTTCAACTTAGTCCCTATCGAGTTGGATCAGGCATTCCCTTACTCCCAATTCGAGATGCCCTCAACCCCCGAGGAGTCGGTTATCAAACTCATGGCCGAAGAGATCCGCGAGACCCTCATCAACAGACTCGCGGGCGTGCGTGAGGTCGTGATCGTAACCTGCTCTCAATACGCTTGGAGTAGGCGGGAACTGTTTGAAGGGCTCAAAACCCTGGGTAACGTTAAGCTGGTGGAGGTTTGTTAA
- a CDS encoding DUF5058 family protein: protein MSFIMSVEDYLSIANNSIMWLAVIPMVVLVFIQAFLFARRALKTGRELGLSDKQLKAAFRSGAISSVGPSFAILVGMIVLLAAMGAPYAWLRLSIIGSISYELMAAEFAAQAMGASLSKGMNAMAFANAIFVAGIGCTGWLIITGLFTPQLEKLRLKLAGGRAELLPIITVTASVGAFSKLVGDYAIRLDETTAATIFGGITMGTVLTIAEKKNLQWLREWSLAISMFAGMLVAMLLRAARGG from the coding sequence GTGTCATTTATCATGTCGGTGGAGGACTACCTAAGTATAGCAAATAACTCTATTATGTGGCTTGCCGTAATACCGATGGTGGTGTTAGTCTTCATACAGGCCTTCCTCTTTGCAAGGAGGGCGCTGAAAACAGGTAGGGAGTTAGGGCTCAGCGACAAGCAGCTGAAGGCTGCATTCAGATCAGGGGCTATTTCCTCTGTAGGTCCCTCCTTCGCGATACTTGTCGGCATGATAGTGCTGCTGGCGGCGATGGGGGCCCCGTACGCGTGGCTACGGCTTTCCATAATAGGCTCCATATCGTACGAACTGATGGCGGCTGAGTTTGCAGCTCAGGCGATGGGGGCAAGCCTATCCAAAGGCATGAACGCGATGGCGTTCGCGAACGCTATATTTGTGGCCGGAATAGGGTGTACGGGATGGCTAATAATCACAGGGTTATTCACCCCGCAGCTTGAGAAATTAAGGCTAAAGCTGGCTGGGGGCAGGGCTGAGCTATTGCCCATAATCACCGTAACCGCGTCAGTTGGGGCTTTCAGCAAGCTGGTAGGGGACTATGCCATTAGGTTGGACGAGACCACGGCAGCAACTATCTTCGGGGGGATCACTATGGGAACCGTCCTGACCATAGCCGAAAAGAAAAATCTTCAGTGGCTTAGAGAGTGGTCGCTCGCCATCTCAATGTTCGCTGGGATGCTAGTAGCTATGTTGCTAAGGGCGGCGAGGGGTGGTTAG
- a CDS encoding adenylate kinase family protein — translation MISGTPGVGKTYVATRLASRLGLKYLNLSELVVSEALYTDKDEARDTYVVDEERLIERVRTMLGSLESDVVVDSHYGEIIPDELVRIIFVLRLNPALLYRKLVERGWVKSKVLENVEAELLGVCARNALEEHPESKVCEIDVSDRNLDEVVDEVVGILNGSRACHPAIDWLSQELPDDLLAELLKRES, via the coding sequence GTGATTTCGGGCACTCCAGGCGTTGGAAAGACCTACGTGGCGACCAGACTCGCCAGTAGGTTAGGCCTCAAGTACCTGAACCTCTCCGAGCTGGTTGTCAGTGAGGCGCTGTATACTGATAAGGATGAGGCTAGGGACACGTACGTGGTTGATGAGGAGAGACTAATCGAGAGGGTGAGGACTATGCTTGGAAGCCTCGAATCAGACGTGGTGGTGGACAGTCATTACGGGGAGATAATACCTGACGAGTTGGTGAGGATCATCTTCGTGCTCAGACTGAATCCAGCACTCCTGTATAGGAAGCTCGTCGAGAGGGGGTGGGTTAAGTCGAAGGTGTTGGAGAACGTCGAGGCCGAGTTGCTGGGCGTGTGCGCGCGCAATGCGTTGGAGGAGCACCCGGAGAGTAAAGTCTGCGAGATCGATGTAAGCGACAGAAACCTGGATGAGGTGGTCGACGAGGTCGTGGGGATTCTCAACGGCTCGAGAGCGTGCCACCCGGCCATCGACTGGCTCTCGCAGGAACTCCCTGACGACCTTCTAGCCGAGCTACTTAAGCGTGAGTCCTGA
- a CDS encoding Lsm family RNA-binding protein codes for MGAVAQSALRNLISELNNLVGNEILVKLADGTVYIGRLVGLDLSERLSLHLILENARSQDGRTFYKVFINGSRISEIIFESRPMFDPEEFGRYVASKLNIPGSFIKVIKEAHAVYVYDKFKITENGVEGAGALATKLYSALQEYLDMKKRGAQVQT; via the coding sequence ATGGGTGCGGTCGCGCAGTCCGCGTTAAGGAATTTGATAAGCGAGTTAAACAATTTAGTAGGGAATGAGATACTCGTTAAGCTCGCTGATGGAACCGTCTACATCGGCAGGCTGGTGGGGCTGGATTTGAGTGAGAGGCTCTCACTCCATTTAATCCTCGAGAACGCTAGAAGCCAGGATGGCAGGACCTTCTATAAGGTTTTCATCAACGGCTCGAGGATCTCTGAAATCATATTCGAATCCAGACCCATGTTCGACCCGGAGGAGTTCGGGAGGTACGTAGCTTCTAAGCTTAACATACCCGGCTCGTTCATCAAGGTGATTAAGGAGGCCCACGCAGTCTACGTGTACGATAAGTTCAAGATAACGGAGAACGGGGTTGAGGGGGCTGGGGCTTTAGCGACGAAGCTCTACAGTGCCCTGCAGGAGTACCTGGACATGAAGAAGCGGGGCGCGCAGGTCCAAACATGA
- a CDS encoding ribonuclease Z, whose translation MNPTIVTFLGSRGPYPGSNELPSVLISHGGRNLLLDAGEGVQHRLLHVGKSVASVNPVLVTHMHGDHVLGLIPLLQSRSLAGVATPLLIIGPAGLGSYLTDSFNHLRFEPGYELTVLEVAEGVSCRADEVPAESIEEASSHEGRVRTVGVPCGVAIKEGPFRITPFWVRHSIPTLAFRLDVGESLSLCYVSDTLPSEDVERFCRGVKVLIHDSTFSNELSDKAGEYMHSTALQASEVALRCGAETLILYHASPRYKNLRGMEEEARKVFRNAYAAEKFMKLYLMPNR comes from the coding sequence GTGAATCCCACAATAGTGACTTTCCTGGGCTCTAGAGGGCCCTACCCAGGCAGTAACGAGTTGCCATCAGTTCTGATTAGCCACGGGGGCAGGAACCTCCTCCTGGACGCTGGCGAGGGGGTCCAGCACAGGCTCCTCCACGTAGGCAAGAGCGTGGCCTCCGTCAACCCAGTGCTAGTGACGCACATGCACGGGGACCACGTCCTCGGTCTGATCCCCCTCCTCCAGTCGAGGTCCCTAGCCGGTGTAGCCACGCCCCTCCTCATCATAGGGCCTGCAGGGTTAGGGAGCTACCTAACCGACTCCTTCAACCACCTCCGCTTCGAGCCTGGGTACGAGCTAACGGTGCTGGAGGTCGCTGAGGGTGTAAGTTGCAGGGCGGATGAAGTGCCGGCTGAATCCATCGAGGAGGCCTCAAGCCATGAGGGGAGGGTGAGGACCGTTGGGGTTCCATGCGGCGTCGCAATCAAGGAGGGCCCCTTCAGAATTACCCCCTTCTGGGTTAGGCACTCCATACCAACCCTAGCCTTCCGCCTGGACGTGGGTGAGTCCCTCAGCCTCTGCTACGTCTCAGACACCCTCCCCTCAGAGGATGTTGAGAGGTTCTGCAGGGGGGTGAAGGTCCTGATACATGACTCCACCTTCAGCAACGAGTTAAGCGATAAAGCCGGTGAGTACATGCACTCAACCGCCCTTCAAGCGTCTGAGGTCGCTCTGAGATGCGGCGCGGAGACGCTGATACTGTATCATGCGTCGCCAAGGTATAAAAACCTAAGAGGAATGGAGGAGGAGGCTAGGAAGGTGTTCAGGAACGCGTATGCGGCAGAGAAGTTCATGAAGCTCTATCTGATGCCGAATCGATAA
- a CDS encoding M20 family metallopeptidase → MDSEKVKEEVWRYIEENAEGFVEIARKIWENPELGLQERFASDLQTRVLEENGFRIKRDIGGMPTAFIAEYGSGRPIIGVLGEYDALPGLSQKAKAQREPVREGAPGHGCGHNLLGTAGVAAAIAVKKLMEEGKISGTLRYYGCPAEETLVGKVYMAREGVYNDLDAVITWHPMLLNAAWTSSSLAMISVRFEFKGIPAHAAASPEMGRSALDAAELMNVGANYLREHVPEKVRIHYSILYGGKEPNIVPDKAVVWYYIRAPDPVLVEEVFERMKKIAQGAALMTETEVRWRVLTGCYNYLPNLTITRVVVDNMIKVGPPRFDEGDYKLAEELQKTMPPSGVLKVLKSMNVPEKLVKEIKDKPLHDSIATEFYDLGLVMPGSTDVGDVSWVAPTAQFTAACWPLGTPSHSWQATAASGSYIGFKGMIFAAKVLAGTAIDLLTNPDVLERARKEFEEATGGRKYKPLIPEDAKPPFEQFEH, encoded by the coding sequence ATGGATTCTGAGAAGGTCAAGGAGGAGGTTTGGCGATACATAGAGGAGAACGCGGAGGGGTTCGTGGAGATCGCCAGGAAGATATGGGAAAACCCTGAGCTAGGGCTTCAGGAGCGCTTTGCGTCGGACCTGCAAACACGAGTCCTCGAGGAAAACGGGTTTAGAATAAAGAGGGATATAGGTGGAATGCCCACAGCCTTCATCGCAGAGTACGGATCAGGGAGACCTATAATAGGAGTGCTTGGGGAGTATGACGCGCTGCCAGGCCTCTCCCAAAAAGCCAAGGCGCAGAGAGAGCCCGTTAGGGAGGGTGCCCCAGGCCACGGCTGCGGCCACAACCTTTTAGGAACGGCTGGGGTTGCGGCGGCAATAGCCGTTAAGAAACTTATGGAGGAGGGTAAAATCTCCGGGACGCTGCGGTATTACGGCTGCCCTGCTGAGGAAACATTGGTGGGGAAAGTGTATATGGCGAGAGAGGGGGTCTATAATGATCTAGATGCAGTCATAACGTGGCATCCAATGCTGTTAAACGCTGCATGGACCTCAAGCAGCTTAGCTATGATATCGGTTCGATTCGAGTTCAAGGGCATCCCGGCCCACGCCGCTGCAAGCCCGGAAATGGGCCGCAGCGCCCTGGACGCTGCGGAGCTCATGAACGTGGGTGCCAATTACCTGAGGGAGCACGTCCCTGAGAAGGTGCGTATTCACTACTCAATCCTCTACGGTGGCAAGGAACCCAACATAGTCCCAGACAAGGCTGTAGTTTGGTATTACATCAGAGCCCCCGACCCGGTCCTCGTTGAGGAGGTCTTTGAACGGATGAAGAAAATAGCTCAAGGCGCTGCCTTAATGACCGAGACTGAAGTCAGGTGGAGGGTCTTAACTGGATGCTACAACTACCTTCCCAACCTAACTATAACCAGGGTAGTGGTGGATAATATGATTAAGGTCGGCCCGCCGAGGTTCGACGAAGGTGACTACAAGCTTGCGGAGGAACTACAAAAAACCATGCCCCCCTCAGGCGTGCTCAAAGTCCTTAAGTCAATGAACGTCCCGGAGAAGCTAGTAAAGGAAATCAAGGATAAACCGCTCCACGATTCAATAGCTACAGAATTCTACGATCTTGGACTGGTTATGCCGGGCTCAACGGATGTCGGGGATGTAAGTTGGGTAGCGCCCACAGCCCAATTCACGGCCGCATGCTGGCCCCTCGGGACCCCTAGTCACTCGTGGCAGGCAACAGCGGCAAGCGGCTCATACATCGGATTTAAAGGAATGATATTCGCTGCAAAAGTCCTAGCTGGAACGGCGATAGACCTCCTCACAAACCCGGACGTCCTAGAGAGGGCGAGAAAAGAATTTGAAGAAGCTACAGGCGGGAGAAAATACAAGCCTTTGATACCGGAGGACGCGAAGCCCCCGTTCGAGCAATTCGAGCATTAG
- a CDS encoding membrane dipeptidase: protein MGKSKKHTNYESWSFLKPYRDYRPFKLVPQVGRVKSRMIELDRAEEGRFQEILEKNVVISFHEHSAVFPENPSEFLEYIRGGRFWIGYEGLARSGLDGFFEGLMNGIGPARSPDPWDWDNVVHQIGIYRADIDHQDLVFIATNAEDFRRAHGEGRIAMVLHLEAPPHIGEDLAKVDMLYGFGVRCMGITYSKGNEFGSGLADKVDRGLTDLGHALVERMNKLGILIDVSHVGDRTSLEVIEASEDPVVVTHAGARALWPTRRMKPDEVIIALADKGGVFGVEAAPHTTITRNNPRHSIESVMEHFQHVEKLVGIDHVAFGLDTIFGDHVSLHRVFSSLLSIFKPEEEPEHPVVDFVDGLENPSEFTNVIRWLIKHGYSDQDIRKVVGENILRVTRRVWGG from the coding sequence GTGGGTAAGAGCAAGAAGCACACTAATTATGAGTCATGGTCCTTCCTCAAGCCGTATAGGGATTACAGGCCGTTTAAGCTCGTACCCCAGGTGGGGAGGGTTAAATCCAGGATGATAGAGCTCGATAGGGCGGAGGAGGGGAGATTTCAGGAAATACTCGAGAAGAATGTGGTGATATCCTTCCACGAGCATAGCGCTGTATTTCCGGAGAATCCAAGCGAGTTCTTAGAGTACATTAGGGGTGGGAGGTTCTGGATAGGCTATGAGGGTTTAGCCCGCTCCGGCCTGGACGGGTTCTTTGAAGGACTGATGAACGGCATCGGCCCCGCGAGATCCCCGGACCCCTGGGATTGGGATAATGTTGTACACCAGATAGGGATTTATAGGGCGGACATCGATCACCAGGATTTAGTGTTCATAGCGACTAATGCTGAAGACTTTAGGAGGGCTCATGGGGAGGGGAGAATAGCGATGGTGCTGCACTTAGAGGCACCACCACATATCGGCGAAGACTTAGCTAAAGTGGACATGCTCTACGGGTTCGGAGTCAGGTGCATGGGAATAACCTACAGCAAAGGCAACGAGTTCGGCTCTGGTCTAGCTGATAAGGTGGATAGGGGTCTGACGGACTTGGGGCACGCCCTTGTCGAGAGGATGAATAAGCTTGGCATACTGATAGACGTATCCCACGTTGGTGACAGGACGAGCCTCGAGGTAATAGAGGCGAGTGAGGATCCGGTGGTTGTGACGCACGCCGGTGCCAGAGCTCTGTGGCCCACCAGGAGGATGAAGCCTGATGAAGTGATAATAGCCTTAGCTGATAAGGGCGGGGTCTTCGGAGTGGAGGCCGCCCCACATACAACGATAACCCGCAATAACCCAAGGCACAGCATCGAGAGTGTGATGGAGCACTTCCAGCACGTTGAAAAGCTCGTCGGCATAGACCACGTGGCGTTCGGCCTTGACACGATATTCGGTGACCACGTCTCACTACACAGAGTGTTCTCCAGCCTACTATCAATATTTAAGCCCGAGGAAGAGCCTGAGCACCCGGTGGTGGATTTCGTAGACGGCCTTGAAAACCCGTCAGAGTTCACTAACGTGATAAGATGGCTCATTAAGCATGGATATTCAGACCAAGATATAAGGAAGGTCGTCGGCGAGAACATACTGCGGGTTACTCGAAGGGTCTGGGGAGGTTAG
- the prs gene encoding ribose-phosphate diphosphokinase, whose amino-acid sequence MHVISLPPDPGLGEKLATLMKCSHARATYKTFPDGELYLRLPSTAGEPLILVSTTYPDQNRSLMELFFALEYLGSKGFRELYAVVPYMAYGRQDKEFLEGEVVSGRAVLRMLRDLGLRRLFVVDMHSAVLMSEFKDLVVNTLPARTLADYVGRAVRVPRVVIAPDVGASGRAEAIAKLLGCEYAVVSKFRDRITGEVTHRVPEELSLEGFNAVIVDDIVSTGGTVASIAKHLLSRGVEEVHVIASHGLFVGDSLAKLSSSGVRRVAVLNTVSHHVESDLVEYLDVTGELLEPIRNVLPTR is encoded by the coding sequence ATGCACGTGATCTCACTGCCCCCTGACCCGGGGCTGGGGGAGAAGCTCGCCACCCTCATGAAGTGCAGTCACGCCAGAGCTACCTATAAGACGTTCCCAGACGGGGAACTGTACTTGAGGCTCCCTAGCACTGCGGGCGAGCCCCTCATATTGGTTTCAACGACCTACCCTGACCAGAACCGTTCGCTAATGGAGCTCTTCTTCGCTCTCGAGTATCTGGGTTCGAAAGGGTTTAGAGAGCTCTACGCCGTAGTCCCATACATGGCGTACGGTAGGCAGGATAAGGAGTTCCTTGAGGGTGAGGTGGTTAGCGGCAGGGCGGTCTTAAGGATGCTGAGGGATCTCGGGTTGAGGAGGCTCTTCGTAGTGGATATGCACAGCGCCGTGCTGATGAGTGAGTTCAAGGATTTAGTGGTCAACACCCTGCCCGCCAGAACCCTAGCAGACTACGTGGGGAGGGCTGTTAGAGTTCCGCGCGTAGTCATAGCACCTGACGTAGGTGCGTCCGGAAGAGCTGAAGCCATAGCCAAGCTCCTCGGATGCGAGTACGCCGTAGTCAGCAAATTTAGGGACAGGATTACAGGGGAGGTGACTCACAGAGTGCCTGAGGAGTTAAGCCTCGAGGGATTCAACGCTGTTATAGTGGACGATATAGTGAGCACGGGCGGCACCGTAGCCAGCATAGCTAAGCACCTACTCAGTAGGGGTGTTGAGGAGGTCCACGTCATAGCATCCCACGGCCTATTCGTAGGCGATTCACTAGCTAAGCTGAGCTCCTCAGGCGTGAGGAGGGTCGCAGTCCTTAACACGGTCAGCCATCACGTGGAGAGCGATCTAGTGGAGTATCTGGACGTGACGGGGGAGCTGCTCGAGCCCATCAGGAACGTGTTACCCACCCGGTAG
- a CDS encoding DNA-directed RNA polymerase subunit G, whose protein sequence is MELGDGVLRDECLVQSIRKSLIPNVLILNLQCQGSNVELDLLRELLVVSEGGKAKYLLSREKPEYDERRDFVAWGYVIGKKVVDAGSPPHQGKRQKLIVSLWGYMVMIESGENINNCFNVMDKVYFKLSPAGSEPQQATG, encoded by the coding sequence GTGGAGTTGGGCGACGGCGTACTGCGTGACGAGTGCCTTGTGCAGAGCATCCGTAAGTCCTTAATACCTAACGTACTCATCCTGAACCTGCAGTGTCAAGGCAGCAACGTCGAGCTAGACCTGCTGAGGGAATTGCTGGTGGTCTCCGAGGGGGGTAAGGCAAAATACCTTCTCAGCAGGGAGAAGCCGGAGTATGATGAGAGGAGGGATTTCGTGGCTTGGGGTTACGTGATCGGTAAGAAGGTGGTCGACGCTGGTAGCCCCCCGCATCAGGGGAAGAGGCAGAAGCTAATCGTGTCGCTCTGGGGTTACATGGTCATGATCGAGTCTGGGGAGAACATAAACAACTGCTTCAACGTGATGGATAAAGTCTACTTCAAGCTCTCACCAGCCGGCAGCGAACCCCAACAGGCTACGGGCTGA
- a CDS encoding AAA family ATPase: MIICITGMPGAGKSEVARRLATRLNAELLNMGDFVRREALRRGLGLSMEGLLRLANELRREMGPDAVAKLVLTQVAGDGLYVVDGVRNVEEVEAFRSRTETILVAVHASPKERFRRLSSRGRSDDPRTYEEFRERDFRELELGVGNVIAMADVMVVNQGRDVDSVVDDALKSIREVLS, translated from the coding sequence ATGATCATCTGCATTACCGGCATGCCGGGCGCCGGGAAGTCGGAGGTCGCCAGGAGACTCGCCACACGCCTCAACGCTGAGTTACTGAATATGGGTGACTTCGTGAGGCGGGAGGCGCTTAGGAGGGGGCTCGGCCTAAGCATGGAGGGCTTGCTGAGGCTGGCTAATGAGTTAAGGCGTGAGATGGGTCCGGACGCGGTGGCTAAGCTGGTTCTCACGCAGGTCGCTGGCGACGGGCTGTACGTGGTGGACGGCGTTAGGAATGTTGAGGAGGTGGAGGCCTTCAGAAGTAGGACGGAGACTATTCTGGTGGCTGTCCACGCATCGCCTAAGGAGAGGTTCAGGAGGCTATCAAGCAGAGGCAGGAGTGACGACCCGAGGACCTACGAGGAGTTCAGGGAGAGGGACTTCAGGGAGCTCGAGCTGGGCGTGGGGAACGTCATAGCCATGGCGGACGTGATGGTCGTGAATCAAGGACGTGACGTGGACTCAGTCGTCGATGATGCCTTAAAATCCATTAGGGAGGTCCTAAGCTGA
- a CDS encoding RNA-binding domain-containing protein → MFLLTVTCELRPTEDRDKVVKAITNLFTLERVEVVEDYPYSRVVGESRRVESLTKLHHLLRQERILDTVRGVLLGGKAGNTVEFKLHKQSAYVGRATIVTLDSESPLGPIVVRVTSDKIDEVIEWLTPKTVDGRPVRERQIPKV, encoded by the coding sequence ATGTTCCTGTTGACAGTGACCTGCGAGCTGAGACCCACTGAAGATAGGGATAAGGTCGTCAAGGCCATCACCAACCTATTCACCTTGGAGAGGGTCGAGGTGGTTGAGGACTACCCCTACAGCAGGGTGGTCGGCGAGAGCAGGAGGGTCGAGTCCTTGACTAAGCTGCATCACCTCCTCAGGCAGGAGAGGATACTCGATACCGTGAGGGGCGTTCTGCTCGGCGGTAAGGCGGGTAACACGGTTGAGTTTAAGCTGCACAAGCAGAGCGCCTACGTAGGGCGGGCCACGATAGTGACGCTCGACAGTGAATCCCCGCTAGGGCCTATAGTCGTCAGGGTGACCAGCGACAAGATAGATGAGGTGATAGAATGGTTGACTCCGAAGACTGTTGACGGACGCCCAGTGCGTGAGAGGCAAATCCCTAAGGTGTGA